A genomic window from Salvia miltiorrhiza cultivar Shanhuang (shh) chromosome 5, IMPLAD_Smil_shh, whole genome shotgun sequence includes:
- the LOC130986501 gene encoding 10 kDa chaperonin, mitochondrial-like produces MAKRLIPTLNRVLVEKLVPPSKTAAGILLPEKSSKLNSGKVIAVGPGGRDVAGNRIPIAVKEGDEVLLPEYGGTQIKLGEKEYHLYRDEDILGTLHD; encoded by the exons ATGGCGAAACGCTTAATCCCAACCCTGAACAGAGTGCTGGTGGAGAAATTAGTGCCCCCTTCCAAAACCGCAGCTGGGATTCTCCTCCCGGAGAAATCGTCCAAG CTGAACTCTGGCAAAGTGATTGCAGTCGGACCAGGGGGCCGCGACGTCGCCGGTAATCGTATTCCCATAGCCGTGAAGGAAGGCGACGAGGTTCTGTTACCTGAGTATGGTGGGACGCAAATCAAATTAGGCGAAAAAGA GTACCATTTGTACAGGGATGAAGATATCTTGGGCACTCTgcatgattaa